A region from the Aliarcobacter thereius LMG 24486 genome encodes:
- a CDS encoding histidine triad nucleotide-binding protein gives MCIFCKIVNKELPSSLILEDDNFLAFHDINPTRKVHALVIPKEHYESFEDTPSNIMGKLSEFIKKVTKELNVSESGYRMITNIGSDGGQEVSHLHFHIIGGEKVGRLVRDKDDL, from the coding sequence TTGTGTATATTTTGTAAAATTGTGAATAAAGAACTTCCAAGTAGTTTAATTTTGGAAGATGATAACTTCTTAGCCTTTCATGATATTAATCCAACAAGAAAAGTTCATGCTTTAGTGATTCCAAAAGAGCATTATGAATCTTTTGAAGATACACCTTCAAATATTATGGGTAAATTAAGTGAATTTATAAAAAAAGTTACAAAAGAGTTAAATGTTTCAGAAAGTGGATATAGAATGATAACAAATATTGGATCAGATGGTGGTCAAGAAGTTTCACACTTACATTTTCATATAATTGGTGGAGAAAAAGTAGGGCGATTAGTACGAGATAAAGATGATTTATAA